CCCTGACCGATCAGGAACGCGTTCAGCGGCGACGGCGCGGGGCCGAACCGCGGGGCGACGCTTTCGCGGATGTACGCGCCGCGCGCGCGGGCGCCGTGCTTCTCGGCGTAGCTCGCGCCACCCAGGCGGTCGGTGTGCACCAGGTGCGGGAAGAGATGACCGGATGCCGCGGCGTCGAAGCGTCCGTCGTCGACGATGACCCCGCCGAGCACCGCACCCTGGCCGGCGAGGAACTTGCTCGCCGAGTGCACCACGATCGCCGCGCCGTGCTCGATGGGACGAAGGAGGTACGGCGTCGTGAAGGTGCTGTCCACGACGAGGGGGATGCCGCGCTCCCGGCCGATCGCGGACACGGCGGCGATGTCGAGGACGTCGTTGCGGGCGTTGGACAGCGTCTCGGCGAACAGCGCCTTGGTGCGGGGGGTGACGGCATCCCGCCAGGCGTCGAGGTCGGACGTGTCGACGAAGGTGGTCTCGATACCGAGACGCGCGAGGTTGTCGAGGAGCAGGCCGCGCGTGCCCTCGTAGATGTGCTCGGAGACGACGACGTGATCGCCCGCGCCCGCGAGCGCCAGGAGGGCGACGGTGACCGCGGCCTGCCCGCTCGACACGAGCACGGCCTGGTCGCCGCCCTCGAGCGAGGCCAGGCGGTCCTCGACGGCCTGCACCGTGGGGTTTCCCGTGCGCGTGTAGCCGAAGCCCGCGCCGGTGCCGAAGTGGTCGGCGGACTCGTCGAGGTCGGTGAACGTGAAGCCGGCCGTGAGGTAGATCGGCAGGGCCCGCGGCGAGGCGGGCACCGTCGAGGCTCCGACGTGGACCTGTCGGGTCGA
This portion of the Microbacterium testaceum StLB037 genome encodes:
- a CDS encoding O-acetylhomoserine aminocarboxypropyltransferase/cysteine synthase family protein, which codes for MAANAEPGFSTRQVHVGASTVPASPRALPIYLTAGFTFTDLDESADHFGTGAGFGYTRTGNPTVQAVEDRLASLEGGDQAVLVSSGQAAVTVALLALAGAGDHVVVSEHIYEGTRGLLLDNLARLGIETTFVDTSDLDAWRDAVTPRTKALFAETLSNARNDVLDIAAVSAIGRERGIPLVVDSTFTTPYLLRPIEHGAAIVVHSASKFLAGQGAVLGGVIVDDGRFDAAASGHLFPHLVHTDRLGGASYAEKHGARARGAYIRESVAPRFGPAPSPLNAFLIGQGIETLSLRVERQSQNALAVARWLEGRPEVERVDHVGLTSHPHHDLGAHYLTRGTGSVFTVTLRGGLEAARHLVQSVKLITHMTHLGDVRSLVLHPQSTSHSARTVEERERAGVFPGTVRLSIGIEDIDDILADLEQALVGVPVAERETVVL